A segment of the Bacillus pseudomycoides genome:
TAATTGGGTAACAGATGCAATGTATACAAATGCACTCATTACAGCAGGTGTTAAAGATGCAGAAATCCAAATCACTGCGCCGTTTAAAGTGTCAGGAACAGCTGCTTTAACAGGATTAATGAAAGCTTACGAAACAACATCAAAAAAAGAAATTCCTGAAGAAGTAAAAAAAGTAGCCAATGAAGAGATGGTACAAACTGCAAAACTTGGTGACAAGATCGGTGATGAAAAAGCTGTTCAACTTGTAGCAAAAGTAAAAGAAGAAATTGCTAAAGAACAACCAAAAACAACAGAGGATTTACGTTCGCTAATTAAAAAGATTGCTGATCAACTCGGTATTACATTAACAGATGAGCAATTAGATAGCTTAGTTTCATTATTTGATAAAATGAAAAATTTAAATATTGACTGGAACCAAGTTGGTAGTCAATTAAATAAAGCGAAAGAACATGTTTCAGCGTTCTTAGGCTCCGAAGAAGGACAAGGATTCCTAGATAAAGTAAAAGATTTTTTCTCTAGTACCATTGATTTTATTAAATCATTATTTAAGTAAGAAAAAGCTCGTCAATGACGAGCTTTTTCTTTATACATCCAAATTTAAAAACGACATAAACCATCTTCTTTTTAGATGGGAGAGATCATCCACCCACGCATAGAAGCGGTCAAGGCCTTTTTTCGCCCCATCCCTTGTGAAAACAAAGGGAGGAGATAAGTGGATATTTCTGTTTGTTTTCATAGCCGCGACTTATATGCAGGAAAAACAAAATGGATTTATCTCGCTATTTGCGGACAGTAACACTCCCATTTCAAAATGTTTCACTTTATATAAGCAAAGGTAACTTCATAACAGCTTCCTCTACTGAACGAACAACGTGACGTGCCTTTTCCTTTACATATGGATGTGCATGATGAAGAGTAAAAGAATGTGGCGTTACTGCAAACATGGAAATATCATTGAAAGAATCACCGATACACGCCACTTCATGTGCCTCAATCTTTAAGTATTCCATCAAACGTTTTAAAGCACTTCCTTTACTAACTCCTACTGGCATAATATCCACATAACCTTTTCCAGA
Coding sequences within it:
- a CDS encoding DUF1002 domain-containing protein, translated to MKTKLLALLLAVTVFMIPTASFADVIEGESIVTLGENLSEQQKQDLLKEMKAPKDAQIITVSNAEEHKFLEGIVPKAQIGTRAISSSMITYTKPGSGLIVRAKNINWVTDAMYTNALITAGVKDAEIQITAPFKVSGTAALTGLMKAYETTSKKEIPEEVKKVANEEMVQTAKLGDKIGDEKAVQLVAKVKEEIAKEQPKTTEDLRSLIKKIADQLGITLTDEQLDSLVSLFDKMKNLNIDWNQVGSQLNKAKEHVSAFLGSEEGQGFLDKVKDFFSSTIDFIKSLFK